In a genomic window of Amblyomma americanum isolate KBUSLIRL-KWMA chromosome 4, ASM5285725v1, whole genome shotgun sequence:
- the LOC144127757 gene encoding uncharacterized protein LOC144127757 — protein sequence MKDLMQPYRKGEDIGLFLVNFERTCEKAGFIRATWPQCLLTLLSGEAGNVIARLCKEDSDNYDKVKSSLLKKYRMSAEAFRQKFRNAEKQRDESYPDFAYKLIANLGEWLKEAKAYDESEKMMQCFGLEQFYRRLPEDIRHWVQDRQDVTTVSKAADLAEEFASRRALDRKESPKNEYQNRKASGERGQLFKVKEQARSVESSERGAGIKEEAPEAEERQKKAFEKRRAPVCYNCQKTGHMAAVCKNPKVVCLSVDSNEENLKLLEPYIRDLVVNGKPCRVLRDSAATMDVVHPSYVEPGQFTGECAWIKQAVEANSVCLPIGNISIEGPFGVLHTEAAVSASLPMQYPYLFSNRSDQLLRQKDLVFGEGTVYALTRSKERKIAAEAMPLEASSSVGTMEIVVSVLFN from the coding sequence ATGAAAGACCTCATGCAACCTTATAGGAAAGGAGAGGACATAGGTCTGTTTCTGGTAAACTTCGAGCGCACGTGCGAGAAGGCAGGGTTTATCAGGGCAACGTGGCCACAGTGCTTGCTGACTCTATTGTCAGGTGAGGCTGGCAATGTGATTGCCCGCTTGTGTAAGGAAGATTCAGACAACTACGACAAAGTGAAGTCTAGTCTGCTGAAAAAGTACAGAATGTCAGCTGAGGCATTCCGTCAAAAATTTCGCAACGCCGAGAAGCAGAGGGATGAGTCATACCCAGACTTCGCGTACAAGCTGATTGCTAACCTGGGAGAATGGCTAAAAGAAGCTAAGGCGTATGACGAAAGCGAGAAAATGATGCAATGCTTCGGCCTCGAGCAGTTCTACCGTCGGTTGCCTGAAGACATAAGGCACTGGGTGCAAGACAGGCAAGACGTTACGACTGTCTCGAAGGCAGCTGACCTGGCAGAAGAGTTCGCCTCACGCCGTGCACTCGACAGAAAGGAAAGCCCCAAGAACGAATACCAGAACAGGAAAGCATCTGGAGAGAGGGGGCAACTTTTCAAAGTGAAGGAGCAGGCACGGAGTGTAGAATCTTCCGAAAGGGGCGCGGGGATAAAAGAGGAAGCacctgaagcagaagagcgccaaaagaaagcatttgaaaagAGACGGGCGCCGGTGTGCTATAACTGCCAAAAGACGGGACATATGGCGGCGGTGTGCAAAAACCCAAAAGTTGTTTGCTTGTCAGTGGACAGCAACGAGGAAAATTTGAAGCTTCTAGAGCCCTACATCCGAGATCTAGTAGTGAATGGAAAGCCGTGTCGCGTGCTGCGAGATTCGGCAGCTACAATGGACGTAGTCCACCCATCGTATGTAGAGCCAGGGCAATTCACCGGGGAGTGTGCCTGGATTAAACAGGCGGTGGAAGCCAATAGCGTGTGCCTTCCTATTGGTAACATAAGCATTGAAGGCCCCTTTGGAGTACTTCATACGGAGGCTGCCGTGTCAGCCAGCCTGCCGATGCAGTACCCCTATCTGTtttcaaacagatcagatcaactgCTGCGGCAGAAGGACCTCGTGTTCGGGGAGGGGACTGTCTACGCGCTAACTCGCTCGAAAGAACGAAAAATTGCCGCTGAGGCCATGCCGCTGGAAGCGTCAAGTAGCGTTGGTACAATGGAAA